The genomic window TCACATTTCATATAGGCagttaatttcatattagcaAGTAAGATCtggaagagaattttttttttttgtacagctAAACTTAGACAAATTTCGCGACAAGTTATAAAGTGGGTAACAGAGTTCATATAGCCTGTTAATTTCGATTAGTAGATGTTTAATGGATATTCAATTGTCAGAAACGCATTAACTACGGAATGAGACTTAGCTATTACTCAATTTATTATGTGACGCTACGGAATGCGAAAGGAAATAGAAGTTGTGTAAGACAGATACTTGCCTTGCCTGCCATAATTTGGCCTTAACACAAGCAGCTGCTTTCCTTATTTCTTCTGCTAGTTTATCGACATGTCGATACATGGAATAATACCTACCAAAAAATgcaaaactaacatttttaagTAAATCTAGCATTGCAGCAACAGGTTAAGGAGATATCTTTATTTAGTGAAATTGTCCGTGAATTAAAAACATGAGATCAGAACCAGTAGACAAATAGTTATGCTCTTAATTGAACACGACTTAAGAAACAAAATACGGAGACAGATGCTCTTACGCTGTGTTCAACATAAATCACCAGTAGAATCTAGAAAAGCTTTCAGTTGTGCAGCCATCATTTCAAATCCGGTTGGGgtgccaaacacaaaaccatcaGCCTCAATGAGTTCATCTAGGTGATGATTTGTACATCACTCTTCGGTGGTGCACTCATCTTAACTAGCACTTCCTCATGGAATGTATCAGGTACCTGGTCACATTTCATATAGGCAGTTAATTTCATAATAGCAAGTAAGATCTGGAagagaatttgttttttttttgtacagctAAACTTAGACAAATTTCGCGACAAGTTATAAAGTGGGTAACAAAGTGTTGCGAtatttctgcaagtgcacagacttatcgtgtagttataaaagattatcgatcccacagggactatttgttaaaatttcgcttatgtttttaatataatgTAAGGTTAAggcttaataataattaaaaaggggtttgtaaaataattacctagaaataaaataattaaattaaataacagtGACTATTAAGAATTGGTTTTAAATAAGTTGGATTTTAACTAACTGGAATGTTACTTTAGGTACTTCAATGGGTTTGGTAATAAACActatgttttgaaaagtttagtcctttttttttttttaaaattgatttaaaaatactcGTCTCACACTTTCGCGCTATtgagttatattatataatgataaaataaatgtatcaCTTTCGCTATaacatttacttataaaaatattgtttggaaatcaattaaattttactaaaagGGTCTAGTTTTCACAAAACGATactagtttaaaaatatagaacTCATGTCATCACACTATTGgactatattatattatataaataagatgtTTTTGCTATCGCTCAATCATTAGTtcataaaatactttttgaaaactaatataatttaattaaccttAAAGAGCTATCGCGATATTAaagttaatgttcagtttttactatctagtataAATTTCAAACAATCGTTCTGTTAAttcatactttaattaattttcactatcgtgcaaaattataatctattgtttaattaaaaactgaaaCAGAAAACTAGACTTGAAAATTTAATTCACAGTTTAATTACCGAACTCATATCAGACACCTATTTCACATACCAGTTATATTAAATTAGTTGgacataattataaataaaggcATAATATAATAGTAGTTACGtgaaaaagaaaacatagatatggatttaaaataattaaagtgaGCAGTAATAGTAACTGGAATTTggaaaataaacttaaatatattgATTAATGTAAACTTACAGACAACCGAAACTGGAATTGAAACAGGAAACAAAGGACAAGCTGCAGCTCTCAACACGTAAAGCAGTAAACTTAAGtctaaaaatttaaagtatGTGTTTTTTCTCTTCAGCTTGACGTAGTGAAAGATGATCTTTAATTCATTCTGAATGCATCTATATATAGGCTGAGGAGTCCTGCCTTTTCTGCTTTCAGTTCCTTTAATTTCTCCCCACGATTCGCAACTGACTTGATAAGATGAGACTGATATTTTTGCTGAAGAATAGCTCACGACCGGCGCCATGTGTTGTTTAAATTTTGCACGTGTTCCTTTAAAATAGGTGACTGGCGCCACAATTTTCAAGGCTGGCGCCATATTTTGTGTAACAGAATTGTGTGACTGGCGCCTTAAATTCCACGGCTGGCACCTTAAATCTCACGGCCGGCACTTGTATCCATGTGGCTGGCACCTTAAATCTTGTGGCTAGCACAAAATTTGTGTCCCTTAAATACATGGCTGGCGCCTTGTATTCATGTGGCTGGTGCCACTTGTTTTGCTTtgtttctttgatattttttttggtctcgGCACATCTgtagtttcataaaaaaaacaataattattttattaatactaggataaattagataaaatattaaaatacttaaAGAAATAATAGTGATAAAATAGTGCATTTTTCGGTGTTATCAAACTtccctaaacttgaaccattgcttgtcctcaagcaatttagcttgcatatagaaaaaaatttaaaatactaaGCAATTCATAAATGTAGACTTAGAAAAACAATACCACAAATACTCATACGTGgttagaaattcaaattagcTAAGACTAATTAATTAGGTGCTTATTCAATCAAGAAGGGTATTTCAACgacacacaaagttctccctcttATACATACCGAATTCGGATCATGCCGTTGTACTAAAATCTAGATCATCTCCTTTGTTttatcctttttcattctaaacagtcacattaagaccctttatctatgtcacacacatggtaagaaaATCGGTTAGcgattttattcatttttttttctttctcgcaAATTATCTTGATGATGCAAATTTTCGTATCACTTTCACAAGCAATAttcaaatatacatatatattcacAAGGTTTCACcatattaccacagtatgaccttttATTTGCTTAAATGATtcgcttatattcatcgactgacctacttaatgtgtgacttatagatggtgtccgactggtaaataaactactaaaggaatccacaaatttaaatcagGAGATTTCGGCACAATGGTTGttcaaattgatatctatactagagagacttctgggtgttggaaaaataccgattttgttgtaaaattccCTAATTTTCTTAACTTAGCCTCTCGTCCTTTCTTAACCTATATACTTTCAAAGTGAATAATTGTCCTAAatctttagaattttttttttttaaattggctcaagaaaaggaaaaatttagaaaaaccaaagaaaacactataaatttaatttttttttttttatgcgaAAAGGGAAATAAATTGAAATgactgaaaaaataaataaaagtagtgAAATgctcccctaaacttaaattCAACAGTGTCCTCACTGTTGCAACTCTAGAGTAGAACTGGAGTGCAAAACCTGGAGATTTACGCCTATAATGCAACTTATGGGTGTTAAGCGAtcgatctctttattttctgcaaattcaaatgaaaacattaaaataaaaactcgtGGGTTGCCTCCCACGCAGCGCTGTGTTTAAAGTCGGTTAGCTCGACTTTGCACGACCCATAAATCAAGAGGGCGCCTCTTTCAGACTGATATCCTTAACACTGTACTCAACATCCTTAGAGATCCATTTGAACACATCCAACCATCTAATAGGTGCTTTCCCTTTTGCTCTCTTTCTGGTGAGAGGAGGTGGGAGTTTCTTCTCCACTGTGTGAATCTTCCCATGTGCCAGCATTTGGCATTCTTTAAAAATCTGGTCATGAGTATCACGAAATCCACCTAGCATATTCTCATAATCCTCACCCTCTTTGTGTTTCGTATTCTGGAAGATATCATTTACTGGGTGGGATTTTAGTATGTCGGGAGGGACTTGTTCAAAGGTGCTTTTATCGATATGTCCTTCAACTATGTTGAGTCTACAACAAGAATTCTTAAAGGTGGGGCCTTTCATGAATTGAGATAGTACGAACTCGATTTTCTCATCCCCAACCTCAAAGGTAAGCTTCCCTTTCTTTACATTTATTATAGCGCCCGCAGTAGCTAAGAAAGGTCTACCTAACAGAATGGGAATATCAACGTCTTCCCTGATGTCCATGATCACAAAATCAGTAGGGATAAACAGTTGGCCGATCCTTACTGGAACATTTTCCAGTATTCCTAATGGGTATTTGATAGATCTGTCAGCCAACTGTAAGGACATCTTAGTAGGTTTTAAGTCTCCAAGTCCGAGCCTCTTGCAGATAGATAGAGGCATCAAACTTACACTTGCTCCCAGATCACAAAGGGCTTTATCTATGACATATCTACCAACAACGCAAGGAATAGAAAAGTTTCCTGGGTCCTCGAGTTTTGGGGCTAGCTTGTTTTCACTAATTGCATTGCATTCCACTTGCCCAATGTCTTCCATATTTCGCTTGTTTGAAAgaatttcttttaagaatttgGCATAGGAAGGTATCTGGGTTATAGCCTCAATGAAGGGTATGTCAATATGAAGCTTTTTGAGCATCTCGATAAACTTCTCAAACTGCCCCGGATTCTTAGATTTTGCAAGTCTTTGAGGATATGGGATAGGAGGCTTGTAAGGAGGAGGGGGTACATATGGTTTTTCTTGATTATTCTCAATCACCTCTTTAGCCTTCAATTTTTGTCCATCCTCCACTACTATTGGTTCTCTCTCAGTGTCCTTGTCAGTTACACTCTCCGAGTCTTTCTCTACACTTTTTCCTAAGTCTCTCGCTCTAACTTTTTTAGCAACGGGGTTTTCTAACTCTGTTCCGCTTGGCAGTGTTATAGCGTTAACGTGGCACTTGGGATTTGATTGCGGTTGGCCGAGTAATGTTCCGGCTGGGGCAGCTGTAGCTGCCTGTTGTTGAGCCACTTGAGAGATCTGAGTTTCTAGCATCTTATTATGAGTGGAAATGGAATCGATTTTGTTGGCTAACTGCTTAATCAACTCATTAGTGTGAATATTTTGGTTCATGAATTCCTTATTTTGTTGAGTCTGAGCTAGGACAAAATTCTCCATCATAAGTTCAAAGTTTGACTTTTGAGGGGCAACCGGAGCAATAGGGGCTCCTATTTGGTTTTGGAAGCCTGGTGGAGTGTTAGGCGCAAATAAATCATTATTATTCTTATAGGAAAGGCTTGGATGATTTTTCCACCCGGGGTTGTACGTGTTGGGGTACGGGTTTCCTTGCACATAATTTGCTTGGTCGAGTCCGGCCAGTAATTGACATTCAAAGGTTATGTGTCCAGGAACTCCACATAATTCGCAGTTCGGTTGTACTGCGGCTATAGTAGCAGCGGGAGATAGAGTTAAACTCTCTATCTTTTGAGAAAGGGCTTCTATTTTGGCATTGACATGGTCTATGCCGCTTACTTCGTACATACCGCCTTTTGTCTGGAATTTCTCTATGGCAGCGCGTTCGCTTCCCCATTGATAATGGTTTTGGGCCATGTTTTCTATAAGCTGGGTGGCTTCTTGGTAAGGTTTATCCATCAATGCTCCACCGGCGGCCGCATCTATGGTGAGTCTAGTGTTATATAGCAGCCCATTGTAGAAGGTATGGATAATAAGCCATTGTTCTAAACCGTGGTGTGGACAGAGTCTCATCATATCCTTGTATCTTTCCCAAGCTTCGAAGAGTGATTCTCCATCTTTTTGCCTAAATCCGTTGATTTGGGCTCTTAGCATAGCTGTCTTGCTTGGCGGGAAATATCTGGCCAAGAATTGTTTCTTCAATTCGTTCCATGTAGTGATGGAGTTCGAAGGTAGAGCTTGGAGCCAAGCTCTAGCTCTATCTCTTAAAGAGAACGGGAAAAGACGGAGTCGTATTGCTTCGGGTTCGACACCATTGGCTTTTATCGTGTCTACGTACTGCACAAACACTGAGAGGTGGAGGTTCGGATCCTCCGTGGGCGAACCAGAGAATTGGTTTTGTTGCACGATTTGCAACAGCGCGGGTTTCAGTTCGAAGTTCCTTGCTTCGATGTTTGGGGGCGCGATACTCGAATGAGGTTCCTCTTCGGAGGGAACGGCATAGTCCTTGAGAGGACGTTCGCGTTGAGCCATCGGTATGaggttaaattgtttttgaaattcgCGGATTCGGCGTTGTAAATGAATATAACGCTCTATTTCTGGGATAGGTTGTTCTAATGATTCCTCGGAGTTACGAGTATTAGGCATACAACCTAAGAAAAAGGGTTGCCTTAATCGTTACAGATTAAAAACTAAGTAGCGAAAATTGACTAAattagtccccggcaacggcgccaaaaacttgttgCGAtatttctgcaagtgcacagacttatcgtgtagttataaaagattatcgatcccacagggactatttgttaaaatttcgcttatgtttttaatataatgTAAGGTTAAggcttaataataattaaaaaggggtttgtaaaataattacctagaaataaaataattaaattaaataacagtGACTATTAAGAATTGGTTTTAAATAAGTTGGATTTTAACTAACTGGAATGTTACTTTAGGTACTTCAATGGGTTTGGTAATAAACActatgttttgaaaagtttagtcctttttttttttttaaaattgatttaaaaatactcGTCTCACACTTTCGCGCTATtgagttatattatataatgataaaataaatgtatcaCTTTCGCTATaacatttacttataaaaatattgtttggaaatcaattaaattttactaaaagGGTCTAGTTTTCACAAAACGATactagtttaaaaatatagaacTCATGTCATCACACTATTGgactatattatattatataaataagatgtTTTTGCTATCGCTCAATCATTAGTtcataaaatactttttgaaaactaatataatttaattaaccttAAAGAGCTATCGCGATATTAaagttaatgttcagtttttactatctagtataAATTTCAAACAATCGTTCTGTTAAttcatactttaattaattttcactatcgtgcaaaattataatctattgtttaattaaaaactgaaaCAGAAAACTAGACTTGAAAATTTAATTCACAGTTTAATTACCGAACTCATATCAGACACCTATTTCACATACCAGTTATATTAAATTAGTTGgacataattataaataaaggcATAATATAATAGTAGTTACGtgaaaaagaaaacatagatatggatttaaaataattaaagtgaGCAGTAATAGTAACTGGAATTTggaaaataaacttaaatatattgATTAATGTAAACTTACAGACAACCGAAACTGGAATTGAAACAGGAAACAAAGGACAAGCTGCAGCTCTCAACACGTAAAGCAGTAAACTTAAGtctaaaaatttaaagtatGTGTTTTTTCTCTTCAGCTTGACGTAGTGAAAGATGATCTTTAAT from Trifolium pratense cultivar HEN17-A07 linkage group LG1, ARS_RC_1.1, whole genome shotgun sequence includes these protein-coding regions:
- the LOC123889719 gene encoding uncharacterized protein LOC123889719 is translated as MAQRERPLKDYAVPSEEEPHSSIAPPNIEARNFELKPALLQIVQQNQFSGSPTEDPNLHLSVFVQYVDTIKANGVEPEAIRLRLFPFSLRDRARAWLQALPSNSITTWNELKKQFLARYFPPSKTAMLRAQINGFRQKDGESLFEAWERYKDMMRLCPHHGLEQWLIIHTFYNGLLYNTRLTIDAAAGGALMDKPYQEATQLIENMAQNHYQWGSERAAIEKFQTKGGMYEVSGIDHVNAKIEALSQKIESLTLSPAATIAAVQPNCELCGVPGHITFECQLLAGLDQANYVQGNPYPNTYNPGWKNHPSLSYKNNNDLFAPNTPPGFQNQIGAPIAPVAPQKSNFELMMENFVLAQTQQNKEFMNQNIHTNELIKQLANKIDSISTHNKMLETQISQVAQQQAATAAPAGTLLGQPQSNPKCHVNAITLPSGTELENPVAKKVRARDLGKSVEKDSESVTDKDTEREPIVVEDGQKLKAKEVIENNQEKPYVPPPPYKPPIPYPQRLAKSKNPGQFEKFIEMLKKLHIDIPFIEAITQIPSYAKFLKEILSNKRNMEDIGQVECNAISENKLAPKLEDPGNFSIPCVVGRYVIDKALCDLGASVSLMPLSICKRLGLGDLKPTKMSLQLADRSIKYPLGILENVPVRIGQLFIPTDFVIMDIREDVDIPILLGRPFLATAGAIINVKKGKLTFEVGDEKIEFVLSQFMKGPTFKNSCCRLNIVEGHIDKSTFEQVPPDILKSHPVNDIFQNTKHKEGEDYENMLGGFRDTHDQIFKECQMLAHGKIHTVEKKLPPPLTRKRAKGKAPIRWLDVFKWISKDVEYSVKDISLKEAPS